A portion of the Faecalibacterium sp. I3-3-89 genome contains these proteins:
- a CDS encoding PAS domain-containing hybrid sensor histidine kinase/response regulator, producing MADEMHEPKRKGRSWRKWLPAAAVTLLLLGLLVGVSCQYISYVSQTVYQESTSHLEEVLHKSNNMLKELVRKNLTYLHLYNGFLENTSDEGEIQAYVEKAQQDTGFADFYFLSYDGNYMTVSGETGYLGLQTNLDEKLSDGEDIVMNAVLPGKPQMLVFICPEIQGSYRNFDYDAIAIAYYNDAVLKALDNSAFQGSASNYVVYSDGRVVIDNSANATESVYNFIAVLRDHSDLSEEQILALSDAFEQGSSGNMKVKLGDTSYYLVYEGTAVQSWTMLGLVPVKVVNANLDKLWFRTVQIVTGIALCLAVTVILLLLRKSHDTLRRKNTEILYRDELFQKLSLNVDDVFLMLDTKTSKVDYVSPNIERLLGVSEGEVRQNIHVLDKLHPKNAPKNDKVCLDGLRSGGQREWDFEYLHQQTGEQRWFHIIAMGSEVEGRAKYILVMSDRTADKQVNQALSDAVAAAETANRAKSTFLSNMSHDIRTPMNAIIGFTTLAVSNIDDKERVKDYLAKTLASSKHLLSLINDVLDMSRIESGKLHLEEVEVNLSDVLHDLKTIVSGQIYAKQLELYMDAMDVTDEDVYCDKTRLNQVLLNLLSNAIKFTPAGGTVSVRVRQLAGKVRGCGQYEFRIKDNGIGMSPEFAQKIFEPFERERTSTVSRIQGTGLGMAITKNIVDMMGGTIEVQTEQGKGTEFIIRVPLRPQAEHRPVEKITELEGLKALVVDDDFNTCDSVTKMLVKVGMRAEWTLSGKEAVLRARQSIEMSDAYHAYIIDWRLPDMNGIEVTRQIRSLNDDTPIIILTAYDWSDIEVEAKAAGVTAFCSKPMFMSDLRETLMSALGQKQTDAEQELLPEENADFKDKHILLVEDNELNREIAQEILREYGFQVDTAENGAVAVEKVSAAAPGSYDLILMDVQMPVMDGYTATRTIRALDDPDRAKLPILAMTANAFDEDRCNALESGMNGFLSKPIVIGDLVQELHKIL from the coding sequence GGCAGACGAAATGCACGAACCCAAACGAAAAGGCCGCTCCTGGCGGAAATGGCTCCCTGCCGCCGCCGTCACCCTCCTGCTGCTGGGGCTGCTGGTCGGCGTCAGCTGCCAGTACATCTCGTATGTGTCGCAGACGGTCTATCAGGAGAGCACGTCGCATCTGGAAGAGGTCCTGCATAAATCCAACAATATGCTGAAGGAGCTGGTGCGCAAGAACCTGACCTATCTGCATCTGTACAACGGATTTCTGGAAAATACCTCAGACGAAGGCGAAATTCAGGCGTATGTCGAGAAGGCACAGCAGGACACCGGATTTGCCGACTTTTACTTTCTTTCCTACGACGGAAACTATATGACCGTGTCTGGCGAAACGGGCTACCTCGGCTTGCAGACCAATCTGGACGAAAAGCTCTCCGACGGCGAGGATATCGTCATGAATGCGGTACTGCCCGGCAAACCCCAGATGCTCGTGTTCATCTGTCCCGAAATACAGGGCAGCTACCGGAACTTCGACTACGATGCCATCGCCATCGCGTACTATAACGATGCTGTGCTGAAAGCGCTGGACAATTCTGCTTTTCAGGGGAGCGCCAGCAACTATGTGGTCTACTCGGACGGGCGGGTGGTCATCGACAATTCTGCAAACGCCACAGAATCGGTCTACAACTTTATCGCGGTGCTGCGCGACCACTCCGACCTTTCGGAGGAGCAGATCCTTGCCCTCTCGGATGCGTTTGAGCAGGGCAGCAGCGGAAACATGAAGGTAAAGCTGGGTGACACCAGTTATTATCTGGTCTACGAGGGCACAGCCGTCCAGAGCTGGACGATGCTGGGCCTTGTCCCGGTCAAGGTCGTCAATGCCAATCTGGACAAGCTCTGGTTCCGGACGGTGCAGATCGTGACAGGCATCGCCCTCTGCCTTGCAGTGACGGTCATCCTGCTCCTCCTGCGCAAGAGCCACGATACGCTGCGCCGGAAGAACACCGAGATCCTGTACCGGGACGAGCTGTTCCAGAAGCTCTCGCTGAACGTGGACGACGTCTTCCTGATGCTGGACACAAAGACCTCCAAAGTGGATTACGTCAGCCCGAACATTGAGCGTCTGCTGGGCGTGTCGGAAGGGGAAGTCCGGCAGAATATCCATGTTCTGGATAAGCTGCACCCGAAAAACGCCCCGAAAAACGACAAAGTCTGTCTGGATGGGCTTCGCAGCGGGGGACAGCGCGAATGGGATTTTGAGTATCTGCATCAGCAGACCGGGGAGCAGCGCTGGTTCCACATCATCGCCATGGGCAGCGAGGTGGAGGGCAGAGCCAAATACATCCTCGTCATGTCCGACCGCACAGCCGACAAGCAGGTGAATCAGGCGCTTTCAGATGCAGTGGCTGCCGCCGAGACCGCCAATCGCGCCAAGAGCACCTTCCTTTCCAATATGTCCCACGACATCCGCACCCCCATGAACGCCATCATCGGCTTTACCACGCTGGCGGTCAGCAACATTGACGACAAGGAGCGGGTGAAGGATTATCTCGCCAAGACCCTTGCCTCCAGCAAGCATCTGCTCTCCCTTATCAACGACGTGCTGGACATGAGCCGCATCGAAAGCGGAAAGCTCCATCTGGAAGAGGTGGAGGTCAACCTGTCCGATGTGCTGCACGACCTGAAAACCATCGTCAGTGGGCAGATCTACGCCAAGCAGCTGGAACTTTACATGGATGCCATGGATGTGACCGACGAGGATGTCTATTGCGACAAGACCCGGCTGAATCAGGTCCTGCTGAACCTGCTGTCCAACGCCATCAAGTTTACCCCGGCGGGCGGCACGGTCTCGGTACGCGTCCGGCAGCTTGCCGGAAAGGTGCGCGGCTGCGGGCAGTACGAGTTTCGCATCAAGGACAACGGCATCGGCATGAGCCCGGAGTTTGCCCAGAAGATCTTCGAGCCGTTTGAGCGGGAGCGCACCTCCACAGTAAGCAGGATACAGGGCACCGGACTTGGCATGGCCATCACCAAAAACATCGTGGATATGATGGGCGGCACCATCGAAGTCCAGACAGAGCAGGGCAAGGGCACCGAGTTTATCATCCGTGTGCCGCTGCGCCCGCAGGCCGAGCACCGTCCGGTGGAAAAGATCACCGAGCTGGAAGGCCTGAAGGCACTGGTGGTGGACGACGACTTCAACACCTGCGACAGCGTGACGAAGATGCTGGTCAAGGTGGGGATGCGCGCGGAGTGGACGCTCTCCGGCAAGGAGGCGGTGCTGCGCGCGCGGCAGTCCATCGAGATGAGCGACGCCTACCATGCCTATATCATCGACTGGCGGCTGCCGGACATGAACGGCATCGAAGTCACCCGCCAGATCCGCAGCCTGAACGACGATACGCCTATCATCATCCTGACCGCCTACGACTGGTCGGACATCGAGGTGGAGGCAAAGGCGGCCGGTGTGACCGCCTTCTGCTCCAAGCCCATGTTCATGTCCGACCTGCGGGAGACCCTGATGAGCGCCCTCGGCCAGAAGCAGACGGATGCAGAGCAGGAACTCCTGCCCGAAGAGAATGCGGATTTCAAGGACAAGCACATCCTGCTGGTGGAGGACAATGAGCTGAACCGTGAGATCGCGCAGGAGATCCTGCGGGAGTACGGCTTTCAGGTCGATACAGCTGAAAACGGCGCAGTGGCGGTGGAAAAGGTCAGCGCCGCTGCACCGGGCAGCTATGATCTGATTCTAATGGACGTGCAGATGCCGGTGATGGATGGCTATACCGCAACCCGGACGATCCGCGCACTGGATGACCCGGACCGGGCAAAGCTCCCGATCCTCGCCATGACGGCCAATGCATTTGACGAGGACCGCTGCAACGCATTGGAGAGCGGCATGAACGGCTTTTTGTCCAAGCCCATTGTGATCGGCGACCTTGTGCAGGAGCTGCATAAGATTTTGTGA
- a CDS encoding RNHCP domain-containing protein, translated as MSLSSLHVDEEPGDCASDCGGIMEPVAVWVRKGGDGRMW; from the coding sequence GTGAGCCTGTCCAGCCTTCATGTGGACGAAGAACCCGGCGACTGCGCCTCCGACTGCGGCGGCATCATGGAGCCGGTGGCCGTCTGGGTACGCAAAGGCGGCGATGGACGGATGTGGTAA
- a CDS encoding AAA family ATPase gives MDYLSCADAAEKLGITIRRVQQMCKQRELPGAVKEGRIWMIPINAVSEDLNAKKKPLPIGVSDFKAATTGYYYVDKTLLIRDFLDAKPMVSLFTRPRRFGKTLNMDMLRVFFEKTAEDTSVYFKDKQIWQYGDFYTRHQGQYPVVFLTFKDVKCLTWEETFQKIRILISLEFIRHNELENSSVLTTYEKEQYHRLASDNATEVDCQMGLQLLSLLLHKHYGKECIIIIDEYDTPIQQGHNCNFYSEIVNFMRNFFSGGLKDNPHLAFGFLTGILRVAKESIFSGMNNLKINSILDESYSEYFGFTKEEVKDILSYYEKEEKYQEICDWYDGYRFGNTEIFNPWSVINYIADKCFPRAFWQSTGSNEIIGEIISTATPKTTEDLYKLLCGEKITTFIDTSVIYPEIQNNPYSIYSFLLIAGYLKVASVYPQNDGNFMCDVAIPNKEIAFVYEKEVLNRTNQNNISISISQAIFSGDTKKLQILLEEFMLKSISSMDGVNEEFYHGMMLGLCAVLGNRYRVRSNREPGLGRFDIQLMPLVNGIPGFIFEFKHTSDAHVDLGSLAENALQQIDEKKYDTELRDAGINSIIKIGIAFQGKNAVVRRA, from the coding sequence ATGGACTATTTATCTTGCGCTGACGCTGCTGAAAAATTGGGGATTACGATCCGTAGGGTTCAGCAGATGTGCAAACAAAGGGAACTTCCGGGAGCAGTAAAGGAAGGCCGGATTTGGATGATTCCGATAAATGCGGTTTCGGAAGATTTAAACGCAAAAAAGAAACCTTTGCCCATAGGTGTCTCTGATTTTAAGGCTGCGACCACTGGCTACTACTATGTGGATAAAACTCTACTGATCCGCGATTTTCTTGATGCAAAACCGATGGTATCGCTTTTTACTCGCCCGCGACGTTTCGGTAAGACGCTGAATATGGATATGCTCCGTGTCTTTTTTGAGAAAACGGCAGAGGACACTTCGGTTTATTTTAAAGATAAACAGATATGGCAGTATGGCGATTTTTATACAAGGCATCAAGGTCAGTATCCAGTCGTCTTTCTGACGTTTAAAGATGTGAAATGCTTGACATGGGAAGAAACTTTTCAGAAAATTCGAATATTGATTTCTTTGGAATTTATACGCCATAATGAGCTGGAAAACAGTTCTGTACTGACTACGTATGAAAAAGAACAGTATCATCGTCTCGCCAGTGATAATGCAACAGAAGTCGATTGCCAAATGGGGTTGCAGCTTTTGTCACTGCTCTTGCATAAGCACTACGGCAAGGAATGTATTATTATTATTGATGAGTATGATACGCCGATTCAACAGGGGCATAATTGCAATTTCTACTCAGAAATCGTAAACTTCATGCGCAATTTCTTCTCTGGCGGTCTCAAAGATAATCCGCATTTGGCTTTCGGATTTCTTACAGGAATTCTGCGTGTAGCTAAAGAAAGTATCTTTAGTGGCATGAATAATTTGAAAATCAATTCAATCTTGGATGAAAGCTATAGCGAATATTTTGGCTTCACAAAAGAAGAAGTGAAGGATATTCTGAGCTATTATGAAAAGGAAGAAAAATATCAGGAAATTTGCGATTGGTACGATGGATATCGATTTGGCAATACTGAAATCTTCAACCCATGGTCAGTTATTAATTACATTGCAGATAAGTGCTTTCCTAGAGCATTTTGGCAGTCTACAGGCAGCAACGAGATTATCGGAGAAATCATTTCGACAGCTACACCGAAAACCACAGAAGACCTTTATAAGCTACTCTGCGGTGAGAAAATTACAACTTTTATTGATACCAGTGTGATTTACCCCGAAATACAGAATAATCCCTACAGCATCTATAGTTTCCTACTTATTGCAGGGTACTTGAAAGTTGCGTCAGTCTACCCACAAAATGATGGGAATTTTATGTGTGATGTTGCAATCCCTAATAAAGAGATTGCATTTGTGTATGAAAAAGAGGTTTTAAATCGCACAAATCAAAATAATATCTCTATCTCAATCAGTCAAGCCATTTTTTCGGGAGATACGAAAAAGTTGCAGATTCTTCTGGAAGAGTTTATGTTGAAAAGCATATCTTCTATGGATGGAGTGAATGAGGAATTTTATCATGGGATGATGCTGGGGTTATGTGCTGTCCTCGGAAATCGTTATCGAGTTCGTTCTAATAGGGAACCGGGTCTTGGACGTTTTGACATTCAGCTGATGCCTTTGGTGAATGGTATTCCGGGATTCATTTTTGAATTCAAGCATACTAGCGATGCACATGTGGATTTGGGCTCCTTGGCAGAAAATGCACTTCAGCAGATTGATGAGAAAAAGTATGATACAGAGCTGCGTGATGCAGGCATCAATTCAATCATAAAAATAGGAATTGCATTCCAAGGGAAAAATGCTGTAGTAAGACGAGCATAA
- a CDS encoding metallophosphoesterase, producing the protein MLRWLHISDLHFNNDDMSTISLREELPQFLRKNNLLCDYVFCTGDIRTANANPNTFTDEAAEYLIDLCAAVGLTTDRLFIVPGNHDVDRNSDGRDGAIKKISFQRGGYYDPKYGTIKDEDLKLIYSGQKDFRNFLSKLYPASRVEKYSNPLQPHFNIETTEFNVLHIDSTLTYTQNQEATDLIIGTKLLQNALKELNPNKPTILLSHYPFTALLQEEKKYVRELLWKKGVRLWLGGHEHDHMVHPIDYLDSLQAGELRMEERSRATVLIGEVDENTHTGYVTAYTWFAEGWAKYPILWHDGRKEDQYPFQLRLPGDNGQSREAVKANRANTEFVGRTNVIESILPRIEGVGEDRLKEVLNHAWITEKPHLILLANGGMGKTTMLLNMCENSENVNLYIPAERLVAMRMGIKSYCVRSLFDGDEARFEEFCGVKYSQPSLVLLVDGLNEIDAKTERDFINEIKALNLLEGIQFVVSSRTNFTARYSMTGYSVRQLVPLSDEQIGTVFSAEEWSGIKDTFTLHKLLSNPMMVTMYKEICPIIKQYENEECLDWIIPIKNSSDLLHNYYVAQIAVLLQRSGVDGEKIQIAYQAVFEILPALAYEFDISYCLNKSNVECRGLLQRILKEHHVNEEKILPLQERFRDYDLPALKFGTVSDFLTCQTNLLYKNDTVTAFPHQIYRDYLSATWILQQTELEKYWNGRAIPFPVMEHIRNLSGKYWDGLAERIHVIGENRDDAFQLVRNLLDCFPSSETGGCANYSNLDLRGLQIPNAVTMTDDRISLRGAKIDCVSVGKSSEHVTLYTHLRFSPQNEFLAAASNGKVFVFSLQTEESLFVYSISSSISRIEFIGGYLFVVTGGSNTSIHVFQRKDEWPYCGKILNPAEMHCDIFNSRFRLAILKDDVLYFYYNNREVRFSLTDCRRIYNKQKQNAWKNPVNGIDVSFLKAKDNAQKNRKAGVSCQTESQGLRATATVEGDLTITSGNEVQAILARGVTCLKDGAISGNGKSAATLSYELSNGKRKIQLWDLDKKIRVGDVLAPSAVEQVHLSENGAFILGETDTKTWVYNVEKRTSRLFNEHFVSDQHGKVSTYDTKVLRKDTNLNICLYDLKTDEVLNVENPCKDAKLACFMPDGSIAAVGNNIRKVKFKNIRTGNYSEVNSQSTPVIGISSFKNEPFIAVATQDNVISIYHIGDCMRKRILDKMVGNYMMVVSPESTVIACSNGRKALQTFNYYEKTVDGQKRGWWYSNPYSSEDPTINGDVLDIAFNTENHELVAILSNGQIMFCHEKYCRFHSATDIVTNFNVDAYDFRGCICDESIKNQIRQNGGLVDA; encoded by the coding sequence ATGCTAAGGTGGTTACATATTTCGGATCTCCATTTTAATAATGATGACATGAGCACAATTTCTCTGCGTGAAGAGTTACCACAATTTTTGAGAAAGAATAATCTTCTTTGCGACTATGTTTTCTGTACTGGTGATATTCGTACAGCAAATGCGAATCCTAATACGTTTACAGATGAAGCAGCAGAGTATTTGATCGATCTTTGCGCCGCAGTAGGGCTGACAACAGATAGGTTGTTTATTGTGCCAGGAAATCATGATGTGGATAGAAATTCGGATGGGCGAGATGGTGCGATAAAGAAAATCAGCTTTCAGCGAGGGGGATATTATGATCCCAAATACGGAACGATCAAAGACGAAGATTTGAAGTTGATCTATTCTGGCCAGAAAGATTTTCGCAATTTTCTTTCTAAATTGTATCCTGCTAGTCGCGTGGAAAAGTATTCGAATCCCCTACAACCTCATTTTAATATAGAAACGACTGAGTTTAATGTCCTACATATCGACTCGACTTTAACATATACCCAAAATCAGGAAGCAACAGATTTGATTATAGGAACGAAATTGTTGCAAAATGCATTAAAGGAGCTTAACCCGAATAAGCCGACCATTCTACTTTCACATTATCCCTTTACAGCACTTCTTCAAGAAGAGAAAAAATATGTACGGGAATTGCTGTGGAAAAAAGGCGTGCGCTTATGGCTGGGAGGTCATGAGCATGATCATATGGTTCATCCGATTGACTACCTCGATTCTCTCCAAGCAGGTGAACTGCGTATGGAAGAACGGAGCCGTGCGACAGTGTTGATTGGTGAAGTTGACGAGAATACACATACAGGTTATGTGACGGCATACACATGGTTTGCGGAAGGATGGGCGAAATATCCAATTCTTTGGCACGATGGGAGAAAAGAGGACCAGTATCCTTTTCAATTAAGGCTTCCGGGTGATAATGGCCAATCCCGTGAAGCCGTGAAAGCGAATCGGGCCAACACAGAGTTTGTCGGTAGAACAAATGTCATTGAGAGCATCCTTCCTCGCATTGAGGGCGTGGGAGAGGATAGGCTAAAAGAAGTGTTGAATCATGCGTGGATTACAGAAAAACCACATTTAATCCTTCTTGCAAATGGTGGCATGGGAAAGACAACCATGCTGCTTAATATGTGTGAAAATAGCGAGAACGTGAATTTATATATCCCGGCTGAACGTTTGGTGGCCATGAGAATGGGGATAAAAAGCTACTGTGTGCGATCCTTATTTGATGGCGATGAAGCGCGATTCGAGGAATTCTGCGGAGTTAAATATTCTCAGCCAAGTTTGGTTCTGCTAGTCGATGGCCTAAACGAGATTGATGCGAAAACAGAACGAGATTTTATTAATGAAATAAAGGCACTGAATTTGCTCGAGGGAATTCAGTTTGTTGTTTCTTCAAGAACAAACTTTACTGCGCGTTATAGCATGACCGGATACAGCGTGCGGCAACTGGTTCCATTGAGTGACGAGCAAATAGGGACCGTGTTCTCCGCCGAAGAATGGTCCGGAATCAAAGATACCTTTACATTGCACAAACTATTATCTAACCCGATGATGGTTACAATGTATAAGGAAATCTGTCCAATTATAAAACAGTACGAAAATGAAGAATGTTTGGACTGGATTATTCCAATTAAGAATTCGTCGGATTTGTTGCATAATTATTATGTTGCACAAATTGCTGTCTTATTGCAGAGAAGCGGTGTTGATGGGGAAAAAATACAAATTGCGTATCAAGCTGTTTTTGAAATTCTTCCTGCATTGGCGTATGAATTCGATATCTCGTACTGCTTAAATAAGAGTAATGTGGAATGCCGGGGACTTCTCCAAAGAATCTTGAAGGAGCACCATGTAAATGAAGAAAAAATTCTGCCGCTCCAGGAAAGATTCCGTGACTATGATTTGCCAGCACTCAAATTTGGAACGGTTTCTGATTTTTTGACTTGTCAAACGAATTTGTTGTACAAAAACGATACTGTCACTGCATTCCCACATCAAATTTACAGAGACTATCTGTCTGCAACCTGGATTTTACAACAGACAGAACTTGAAAAGTATTGGAATGGCAGAGCAATACCGTTTCCGGTTATGGAACATATCCGGAATCTTTCTGGAAAGTACTGGGACGGTCTGGCTGAACGGATTCACGTAATAGGAGAAAATCGTGATGATGCATTCCAGCTCGTGAGAAATCTTCTGGACTGTTTCCCTTCTTCTGAAACTGGAGGGTGCGCGAATTATTCAAATCTCGATTTAAGAGGTTTACAAATTCCCAATGCTGTAACAATGACTGACGATAGGATTTCGTTACGAGGAGCAAAGATAGACTGTGTGTCAGTTGGAAAATCTTCAGAACATGTGACACTTTATACGCATCTTCGCTTTTCGCCACAGAATGAATTTTTGGCGGCAGCTTCAAATGGGAAAGTATTTGTATTTTCATTACAAACAGAAGAGTCGCTCTTCGTTTATTCTATCAGCAGTTCGATTTCGCGAATCGAATTTATAGGTGGGTATTTGTTTGTTGTAACAGGTGGATCTAATACAAGTATTCATGTGTTTCAGAGAAAGGACGAATGGCCATACTGCGGAAAGATTTTGAATCCAGCAGAAATGCACTGTGACATCTTCAATAGCCGTTTTCGGCTTGCAATTCTAAAGGATGATGTCCTGTATTTTTACTACAACAATCGAGAGGTACGTTTTTCTCTTACAGATTGTAGACGTATTTATAACAAGCAGAAACAGAATGCATGGAAAAATCCAGTTAACGGAATTGATGTTTCTTTTCTGAAAGCAAAGGATAATGCACAGAAAAATCGAAAAGCCGGCGTGAGTTGTCAGACAGAGAGTCAAGGACTTAGGGCAACGGCCACTGTAGAAGGCGATTTAACAATAACAAGTGGTAACGAGGTTCAAGCAATCCTTGCGAGAGGTGTTACGTGCTTAAAGGATGGGGCTATTTCAGGGAATGGAAAGTCTGCGGCAACACTCAGCTATGAATTGAGCAACGGAAAACGAAAAATACAGTTGTGGGATTTGGATAAAAAGATCCGAGTTGGTGATGTCTTAGCACCAAGTGCTGTTGAGCAGGTTCACTTGTCTGAAAATGGTGCATTTATACTTGGAGAAACTGATACGAAGACTTGGGTTTACAATGTGGAAAAAAGAACATCTAGACTGTTCAATGAACACTTTGTGTCAGATCAACATGGAAAAGTTTCGACCTATGACACTAAGGTTTTGAGAAAGGATACAAATCTTAACATCTGTCTCTATGATTTAAAGACAGATGAAGTGTTAAATGTAGAGAATCCCTGTAAGGATGCTAAATTAGCTTGTTTTATGCCGGATGGCTCGATTGCAGCTGTGGGAAACAATATTCGAAAGGTAAAATTCAAAAATATTCGTACAGGTAATTATTCTGAGGTCAACAGTCAGAGTACACCAGTGATCGGTATCAGTAGTTTCAAGAATGAGCCGTTTATAGCGGTTGCTACGCAGGACAATGTTATTAGCATCTATCATATCGGGGATTGCATGAGAAAGCGAATTCTCGATAAGATGGTCGGAAATTATATGATGGTTGTCAGTCCTGAAAGTACGGTGATTGCCTGTTCTAACGGACGTAAAGCACTTCAGACGTTCAACTATTATGAAAAGACTGTAGACGGACAAAAGAGGGGATGGTGGTATAGTAACCCATATTCATCTGAAGATCCTACGATAAACGGAGACGTATTGGATATTGCTTTTAATACGGAAAATCATGAGCTTGTTGCGATTCTTTCCAATGGACAGATTATGTTCTGTCATGAAAAATATTGCAGATTTCATAGCGCCACCGATATTGTTACGAACTTCAATGTTGATGCATATGATTTTCGTGGCTGTATCTGCGATGAGTCAATTAAGAATCAAATTCGCCAAAATGGAGGTTTAGTTGATGCGTAA
- the vapB gene encoding type II toxin-antitoxin system antitoxin VapB: MMTAKLFENGRSQAVRLPKECRFNGDEVAISKVGDAVILLPKENRWSGFLSSLDLFSDDFMSEGREQPAMQERESL; this comes from the coding sequence ATGATGACAGCAAAGTTGTTTGAGAATGGTCGTAGCCAAGCGGTTCGACTTCCTAAGGAATGTCGCTTCAATGGTGACGAGGTTGCGATTAGCAAGGTTGGAGATGCCGTAATCCTTTTGCCAAAGGAAAACAGATGGTCTGGATTCCTGAGTAGTTTGGATTTGTTCTCTGATGATTTCATGAGTGAAGGTCGTGAACAGCCTGCAATGCAGGAGCGTGAATCCTTATGA
- the vapC gene encoding type II toxin-antitoxin system tRNA(fMet)-specific endonuclease VapC, translating to MKYMLDTNICIYAMKHKPPEAIKNFLMHDPDDMCISAITYGELMHGVEKSQAVERNRVAVTLFLSSIDILSFDHYAAEEYGKVRADLERKGTPIGPMDMLIAAHARSEGLILVTNNTREFFRVEDLEVEDWTK from the coding sequence ATGAAATATATGCTGGATACAAACATCTGCATCTACGCCATGAAGCACAAACCGCCAGAGGCAATTAAGAACTTCTTGATGCATGACCCTGACGATATGTGCATTTCAGCAATCACTTATGGAGAACTGATGCATGGCGTAGAAAAGAGTCAAGCGGTGGAACGAAACCGTGTTGCAGTCACGCTGTTCCTTTCTTCTATCGATATTCTCTCGTTTGACCACTACGCAGCAGAGGAATATGGTAAGGTACGAGCAGACCTTGAACGCAAGGGAACGCCGATTGGACCGATGGATATGCTGATAGCAGCTCATGCAAGATCAGAAGGATTGATTCTTGTGACGAACAATACCAGAGAATTCTTCCGGGTAGAAGACTTGGAAGTGGAGGACTGGACGAAGTAA
- a CDS encoding DUF3847 domain-containing protein, with amino-acid sequence MDYENTKLKNLRIEKAKAEQKLRSCQHREKILEHRMSELNRRERVHRLCTRAGMLESFLVCPGELTDDQVMELLKISFRQPEVVLALAKMVHDVHERSNVQNPLE; translated from the coding sequence TTGGACTACGAAAATACAAAACTTAAAAATCTCCGCATCGAAAAAGCCAAAGCAGAGCAGAAGCTGCGCTCTTGCCAGCACCGGGAGAAGATCCTTGAGCACCGGATGTCGGAGCTAAACCGGAGAGAGCGTGTGCATCGTCTTTGCACCCGTGCCGGAATGCTGGAAAGTTTTCTGGTCTGTCCGGGAGAACTGACCGATGATCAGGTGATGGAACTGCTGAAAATCTCGTTCCGTCAACCGGAAGTCGTGCTGGCTCTTGCAAAGATGGTGCATGATGTTCACGAACGCAGCAACGTCCAAAACCCTTTAGAATAA
- a CDS encoding PD-(D/E)XK nuclease family transposase has translation MSERKSQQELDFERKHEEDLQRLRGLRLIDDDFMAAVFEERACAEFLLQIILKRDDLTVKEVHGQYSIKNLQGRSVRLDILAVDRENRAYNIEVQRSDRGASEKRARYNSSLLDANLTDAGDDYDALNETYVIFITENDVLKAGLPIYHVDRTVRETGTAFNDQAHIVYVNSQIKDETALGKLMHDFFCTNSKDMNYSILAQRVRYFKEDTKGVAAMCRAMEKMRDETEHETSVKHALAMLADGVPCEKVAKYTDLSIEEVRALAEKKSA, from the coding sequence ATGTCGGAAAGAAAATCACAACAGGAACTAGATTTTGAACGGAAACATGAAGAAGATTTGCAGCGGTTGCGTGGGCTACGTCTGATTGATGATGATTTCATGGCTGCGGTGTTTGAAGAACGTGCTTGTGCTGAGTTTCTTTTGCAGATCATCTTGAAACGGGATGATTTGACCGTCAAAGAGGTTCACGGCCAGTACAGCATCAAAAATCTGCAAGGGCGTTCAGTCCGATTGGATATTTTGGCAGTGGATCGGGAAAACCGTGCATATAATATTGAGGTGCAGCGCAGCGACCGTGGTGCTAGTGAAAAGCGCGCACGGTACAACAGTAGCTTGTTGGATGCAAACCTGACTGATGCGGGCGATGATTACGATGCGCTGAACGAAACATACGTTATCTTTATCACGGAAAATGACGTATTAAAGGCAGGCCTTCCAATTTATCATGTTGACCGTACAGTTCGGGAAACTGGAACGGCTTTCAACGATCAGGCGCACATCGTTTATGTGAACTCACAAATCAAGGACGAAACCGCATTAGGAAAACTGATGCACGACTTTTTCTGTACCAACTCGAAGGATATGAATTATTCCATTTTGGCACAGAGGGTTCGTTATTTCAAAGAAGACACGAAGGGAGTGGCAGCTATGTGCAGAGCTATGGAAAAGATGCGGGATGAAACCGAGCATGAAACATCGGTCAAACACGCATTGGCAATGTTGGCAGATGGTGTGCCTTGTGAAAAGGTGGCAAAGTACACCGACCTTTCAATTGAGGAAGTCCGGGCATTAGCTGAAAAGAAATCTGCCTAA